One Methanobrevibacter millerae genomic region harbors:
- a CDS encoding PEP/pyruvate-binding domain-containing protein: MAAFDRIESGIPGLDKALDNIRLGDNVVWNVTNLNEFSYFVDPYVKQAKKDNRNLIYIRFSNDPPLIEMTDEDFRLLDIEEENPDTEFCMIERDGIKIYRVNPYNQFETFTLEVHRIIEKEGFDAFYVFDCLSDLQAVWSTDLMMGNFFKVTCPFLFQLDTVAFFPIIRGRHSYDAIAKIRETTQLFLNVYSNSPEELYVTPLKVWNRYSQTMFLGHKFNPRTRSVKVLQDGQEVSKYYKALNSDKYQGGQTLDSWERYMLQVRMKYEEGQNIDDECDKICELMMTKDEKMLSRIKEYFTFEDYITIYDRRVGSGLVGGKSCGMLLARKIIERNCPDIYNNNFEPDDSFYIGSDLFYTYIVSNGLWDLRVKQRTPEGYYKYGKELEEALKNGTFSDQIKREFIKILDYFGQNPIIVRSSSFLEDGYGNAFAGKYESVFCVNRGSLEERLAAFEEAVKTVYSSTMNISALEYRKINGLDDTDEQMALLVQRVSGSYYGDYFFPTAAGVGFSYSPYSPLPDMDNSKGMLRLVMGLGTKAVDRTKKDYPRIINLDKPEVTLMKDIKEKHRYSQHYLDVIDLKEITLHDIPVDDGLEVIPGHAKRVLVEHDREAERMFRERGQRRDIVFVNCEGMVKNKEFIGDMKEILSTLQIAYEYPVDIEYTVNVGENNTYNINLLQCRPLQVSVNNEVIEMPEGKDVFFHIKESSMGMSRKNVIDTICYVDPHKYYEYPYAQKSSIPRIISDVNAYCKNNDKTAILIVPGRIGTSSPELGIPVVFADISHFAAILEESYSEVGYMPELSFGSHMFQDLVEAEIYYGALFENEKNLEFNKKMVYERPNILKDINPNLSDEIYDMIQVIDFDEDKAELYHDMNKDETLCIFN; the protein is encoded by the coding sequence ATGGCTGCATTCGATAGAATTGAATCAGGAATTCCCGGACTTGACAAGGCTTTGGACAACATTCGTCTGGGGGACAATGTGGTATGGAACGTCACCAACCTCAACGAATTCTCATACTTTGTCGATCCTTACGTGAAACAGGCAAAAAAAGACAACAGGAACTTAATTTACATTAGGTTTTCCAACGATCCTCCATTAATAGAAATGACTGACGAGGATTTCAGGCTTTTGGATATCGAAGAGGAAAATCCTGACACCGAGTTCTGCATGATAGAACGTGACGGAATCAAGATTTACCGCGTAAATCCTTATAACCAGTTCGAAACATTCACTCTTGAAGTTCATAGAATCATAGAAAAGGAAGGCTTTGACGCATTTTACGTTTTCGACTGCTTAAGCGACCTTCAGGCCGTATGGTCAACTGACCTGATGATGGGAAACTTCTTCAAGGTAACCTGTCCGTTTCTTTTCCAGCTGGACACAGTCGCATTTTTCCCTATCATCAGGGGAAGGCACTCATATGACGCAATCGCAAAGATACGTGAAACAACACAATTATTCTTAAATGTTTACTCAAACTCCCCCGAGGAGCTTTACGTCACTCCCCTTAAGGTATGGAACAGGTATTCCCAGACGATGTTTCTGGGCCACAAGTTCAACCCGAGAACACGTTCCGTCAAGGTTCTCCAGGACGGCCAGGAAGTGAGCAAATACTACAAGGCGCTCAATTCCGACAAGTATCAGGGCGGACAGACCCTGGACAGCTGGGAAAGGTACATGCTTCAGGTCAGAATGAAATATGAGGAAGGACAGAACATCGACGACGAGTGCGACAAGATCTGCGAGCTCATGATGACCAAGGACGAGAAGATGCTTTCAAGAATCAAGGAATACTTCACTTTCGAGGACTACATCACGATTTATGACCGCCGTGTCGGAAGCGGACTCGTTGGGGGAAAGTCCTGCGGAATGTTGTTGGCAAGAAAGATTATAGAACGGAACTGTCCAGACATCTACAACAACAATTTCGAGCCTGACGACTCATTCTACATAGGATCAGACCTCTTTTATACTTACATAGTTTCAAATGGCCTTTGGGACTTGAGGGTAAAGCAAAGAACTCCTGAAGGATATTACAAGTACGGTAAGGAGCTTGAGGAAGCCCTGAAAAACGGAACGTTTTCAGACCAGATTAAAAGGGAATTCATAAAGATTCTCGATTATTTCGGACAGAACCCTATCATCGTGCGTTCAAGCAGTTTTCTGGAGGACGGATACGGAAACGCATTTGCAGGAAAATACGAATCAGTCTTCTGCGTAAACAGGGGCTCTCTTGAGGAACGTCTCGCAGCATTTGAAGAGGCCGTAAAGACGGTTTATTCAAGTACCATGAACATTTCCGCACTTGAATACAGGAAAATCAACGGCCTGGACGATACTGACGAGCAGATGGCATTGCTGGTTCAGAGGGTTTCAGGATCATACTACGGAGACTACTTCTTCCCTACCGCAGCAGGTGTTGGATTCTCATACAGCCCTTATTCCCCGCTTCCGGACATGGACAACAGCAAGGGAATGCTGAGGCTGGTAATGGGTCTCGGTACAAAGGCCGTTGACAGGACCAAAAAGGACTATCCGAGAATCATCAATTTGGATAAACCTGAAGTGACGTTAATGAAGGACATCAAGGAAAAGCACAGGTATTCACAGCATTATCTTGACGTAATCGACTTGAAGGAAATTACTCTCCACGACATTCCGGTCGATGACGGCCTTGAAGTCATTCCGGGCCATGCCAAAAGGGTTTTAGTCGAGCATGACCGTGAGGCCGAAAGGATGTTCAGGGAGCGCGGTCAGCGCCGTGATATAGTATTCGTCAACTGTGAGGGTATGGTTAAGAACAAGGAATTCATCGGCGACATGAAGGAGATTTTAAGCACCCTGCAGATAGCATATGAATATCCGGTTGACATCGAATACACGGTAAACGTCGGAGAAAACAATACATACAACATCAATCTGCTGCAGTGCCGTCCGCTTCAGGTGTCAGTAAACAACGAGGTCATTGAAATGCCTGAAGGCAAGGACGTATTCTTCCATATCAAGGAATCCTCCATGGGAATGTCAAGAAAGAACGTTATTGACACCATCTGTTATGTGGATCCCCACAAGTACTACGAATATCCTTATGCCCAGAAAAGCTCAATACCTCGCATAATCAGTGACGTTAACGCATACTGCAAAAACAATGACAAAACAGCCATTCTCATAGTTCCAGGAAGAATCGGTACCTCCTCTCCGGAATTGGGAATTCCTGTAGTCTTCGCCGATATCAGCCACTTCGCAGCAATCCTCGAAGAGTCATACAGCGAAGTCGGATACATGCCTGAGCTCTCATTCGGAAGCCACATGTTCCAGGATCTGGTTGAGGCCGAAATATACTACGGAGCGTTGTTTGAAAACGAGAAAAACCTTGAATTCAACAAAAAAATGGTCTATGAACGTCCAAATATCTTAAAGGATATCAATCCTAATTTGTCTGACGAGATATACGACATGATACAGGTCATTGACTTCGATGAGGACAAGGCGGAGCTTTATCATGATATGAACAAGGATGAAACACTATGTATCTTTAATTAG
- a CDS encoding zinc ribbon domain-containing protein, translating to MAKYCKKCGAEIKDNALFCPQCGAKGDLAVKKSEDKKDKNKYLIIGLIAVVAILAAGVLYASGVFNSETPLQETNFGDFKMLAPVGSNYVETNSVPSYGDIGGFIILENGGKYKKEVYCIMVSTIEGKTTPSSVSLDRQEGDITIFKDNQGNDGYLVERKVGDYEFTLMGSDDKAMIKMLNSVQITNTNGLLSKSTPTVEQTSSTAAPTSSAPASSSPSSISILGGSFTTGSADADKTYARINVGTAHAGENVIVQIFYSRDGNALNNGNMVPASVHSDGYLEIASADAYKYYPDHATIKIYDSNSKLLTTKDVSLSPTSGTQTF from the coding sequence ATGGCAAAATACTGTAAAAAATGCGGAGCTGAAATCAAGGATAATGCATTATTCTGCCCGCAGTGTGGTGCAAAAGGTGATTTAGCTGTAAAAAAGTCGGAGGATAAAAAAGATAAAAACAAGTATCTGATAATCGGTCTTATTGCTGTTGTAGCTATTCTTGCTGCCGGTGTGCTTTATGCAAGCGGAGTTTTCAATAGCGAAACTCCACTTCAGGAGACCAATTTCGGAGATTTTAAAATGCTTGCTCCTGTCGGATCCAATTATGTCGAAACCAATTCAGTGCCGTCCTATGGAGACATAGGTGGTTTCATCATTCTTGAAAATGGTGGAAAATATAAAAAAGAGGTTTACTGTATCATGGTTTCAACGATTGAAGGTAAAACGACACCATCAAGTGTTAGTTTGGATAGGCAGGAAGGAGACATTACGATTTTCAAGGATAATCAGGGAAATGATGGATATTTAGTTGAAAGAAAAGTCGGCGATTACGAATTCACTCTGATGGGAAGCGATGACAAGGCAATGATTAAGATGCTTAATTCAGTTCAGATAACCAACACAAACGGATTGCTGTCTAAAAGCACTCCAACGGTAGAACAGACTTCAAGCACTGCCGCTCCAACTTCATCCGCTCCAGCTTCATCATCACCGTCTTCAATAAGCATATTGGGAGGAAGCTTCACAACCGGAAGCGCTGATGCAGACAAGACCTACGCAAGGATTAATGTGGGAACGGCACATGCCGGAGAGAACGTAATTGTCCAAATCTTCTATTCAAGGGATGGAAACGCTTTAAACAACGGTAACATGGTTCCTGCAAGCGTGCATTCAGACGGCTATCTTGAAATAGCCAGTGCTGATGCATACAAGTACTATCCTGACCATGCGACAATCAAAATTTATGACTCAAACAGCAAGCTGCTGACGACCAAGGACGTTTCACTGTCCCCTACAAGCGGTACTCAAACATTCTGA
- a CDS encoding methylated-DNA--[protein]-cysteine S-methyltransferase codes for MINSTYYRSPLGEMLLASKNNKLIGAWFEGQKYYLANINENIIEKEDEILIKTVNWLDDYFKGNKPSINGLDLAPEGSDFRLKVWEILREIPYGETITYGEIAKRISKEGKMSAQAVGGAVAHNPISIIIPCHRVVGANGKLTGYAGGIDRKRFLLEHEKKR; via the coding sequence ATGATTAATTCTACTTATTATAGATCTCCTTTGGGGGAGATGCTTTTGGCTTCAAAAAATAATAAATTAATAGGCGCTTGGTTTGAAGGCCAGAAGTATTATCTGGCCAATATTAATGAAAATATCATAGAAAAAGAAGACGAAATTCTAATAAAAACAGTTAACTGGCTGGATGACTATTTTAAAGGAAATAAACCATCTATTAATGGCTTGGATTTGGCACCTGAAGGGAGCGATTTCCGCCTTAAAGTATGGGAAATCCTACGTGAAATCCCTTACGGCGAAACCATTACCTATGGTGAGATAGCAAAGCGAATTTCAAAAGAGGGGAAAATGTCTGCCCAAGCTGTTGGCGGTGCGGTGGCCCACAATCCGATTTCAATAATAATTCCATGCCACAGGGTCGTTGGCGCAAATGGAAAGCTGACAGGCTATGCCGGAGGAATCGACAGGAAAAGATTTCTTTTAGAGCATGAAAAGAAGCGATAA
- a CDS encoding M48 family metallopeptidase, with protein sequence MAKDDRSAVNPFTGKKHHDNVNDDKFLEECYQQYYAIISKAQIIDNTAEGHLIANVANNLINAVENYLSTIGRLDYVEDYYDWEFHLLLDNTVNAFCIPGGKIVVYTGILSVANNEEELAFILGHEMAHALLDHTRTRQSAQNTKNTLTTASWIGSFAFDLVGLGGIGDLARVAVNTADIGSQFFLLNPWGRDQELEADRLGMLIIHWAGYDITGVPAFWQKMSGQNANNFDFFSTHPADEKRINVMRSLVDEIEEGIDYSKPVLADKPDVKYTPKKDNIETKICDHCGSEESEDAEFCTNCGEKFADAKFCTNCGNQVSEGDAFCTNCGQKL encoded by the coding sequence ATGGCAAAAGATGATAGGAGTGCCGTTAATCCGTTTACCGGCAAAAAACATCACGACAACGTTAACGACGACAAGTTTCTGGAGGAATGTTATCAGCAGTATTATGCCATCATAAGCAAGGCTCAAATCATCGATAACACGGCTGAAGGTCATTTGATAGCTAATGTGGCAAACAATTTAATCAATGCGGTTGAAAACTATCTTTCCACAATCGGAAGGCTCGATTACGTTGAGGATTACTACGACTGGGAATTCCACCTGCTTTTAGACAATACAGTCAATGCCTTCTGCATTCCCGGAGGCAAAATCGTAGTGTATACAGGTATTTTATCTGTTGCGAACAATGAAGAGGAGCTTGCATTTATTTTGGGCCACGAAATGGCTCACGCATTGCTTGACCATACCCGAACCCGCCAAAGCGCCCAGAATACCAAAAACACCTTGACTACGGCTTCATGGATTGGAAGCTTTGCTTTTGACTTGGTCGGCCTTGGCGGAATCGGAGACCTTGCAAGGGTTGCCGTCAATACTGCAGATATCGGTTCACAGTTTTTCCTTTTAAATCCATGGGGAAGGGACCAGGAGCTTGAAGCGGACCGTCTGGGCATGCTGATTATTCACTGGGCAGGCTATGATATTACTGGTGTTCCAGCATTCTGGCAAAAGATGAGTGGACAGAACGCCAACAATTTTGATTTTTTTTCAACACATCCCGCCGATGAAAAAAGGATTAACGTGATGAGGTCTCTGGTTGATGAAATCGAGGAAGGTATCGATTACTCAAAACCTGTCCTTGCCGATAAGCCTGACGTTAAATACACTCCGAAAAAGGATAATATCGAAACAAAAATCTGCGATCATTGCGGTTCTGAGGAAAGCGAGGATGCAGAATTCTGTACGAATTGTGGAGAGAAATTTGCGGATGCTAAATTCTGCACTAATTGCGGCAATCAGGTAAGCGAAGGAGATGCGTTCTGTACAAACTGTGGACAAAAGCTTTAG
- a CDS encoding TDT family transporter, translating to MNIIEKLPVPISGLILAILSLGNLLQGYPRLICGVVGVILMAMLLLRVIIYPRDVSHDLSNPIILSNSGTFSMALMILSTYINPFNADLALGVWILGVALHILLIVWFTYRFIICDFDIMTVYPSYWIVFIGITMGAITAHVHGLTEIAYLFFVFGFIMMLITLPLVVYRYVRYPNILDQNKPLICIFTAVMSILIVGYTNSFNALSYEFLMVLYTVAFVFFLFAFYKFIEYRNLDFYPSFSAFTFPFVITAVASKEVFAINQWSFFNVIIPIQTFIALVLVIYVFVRYFRFLLDAL from the coding sequence ATGAATATCATTGAAAAACTCCCAGTACCGATTTCAGGTCTGATTTTAGCTATTCTGTCATTGGGAAACCTGCTTCAGGGCTATCCCAGATTAATCTGTGGAGTAGTGGGAGTCATATTAATGGCAATGCTTCTTTTAAGGGTTATCATTTACCCTAGGGATGTAAGCCATGATCTCTCAAACCCTATAATACTGTCGAATTCCGGAACATTTTCGATGGCTTTGATGATTCTATCTACATATATCAATCCATTTAATGCTGATTTGGCATTGGGTGTTTGGATATTGGGCGTAGCCCTGCACATTCTATTGATTGTGTGGTTTACCTATCGTTTTATCATATGTGATTTCGATATAATGACGGTCTATCCGAGCTACTGGATAGTATTCATAGGAATAACTATGGGCGCAATCACTGCTCACGTTCACGGACTCACAGAAATCGCCTATCTCTTCTTTGTTTTCGGCTTTATAATGATGTTGATTACGCTGCCTCTGGTTGTTTACCGCTATGTGAGATATCCTAATATTTTAGATCAAAACAAGCCGTTAATCTGCATTTTCACGGCGGTTATGAGCATACTGATTGTGGGATATACCAATTCTTTCAATGCTCTTTCATATGAGTTTCTAATGGTGTTATACACTGTAGCTTTCGTATTTTTCCTGTTTGCCTTTTACAAATTTATCGAATACAGGAATCTGGATTTCTATCCCAGCTTTTCAGCATTCACTTTTCCATTCGTCATAACAGCAGTTGCGTCAAAGGAGGTCTTCGCAATTAACCAATGGTCATTTTTCAACGTCATTATTCCAATACAGACATTTATTGCTTTGGTTCTTGTCATTTACGTGTTTGTTAGATATTTTAGATTTTTACTTGATGCTCTTTGA